One window of the Montipora foliosa isolate CH-2021 chromosome 4, ASM3666993v2, whole genome shotgun sequence genome contains the following:
- the LOC138000491 gene encoding sushi, von Willebrand factor type A, EGF and pentraxin domain-containing protein 1-like isoform X2, producing the protein MVSLQTLILVLFAFAKAQGFFSRLTRRISLKKCTFKYCRGIEWKDDWNPSQISQGKCVKQTRKSHGLYSTQTIQIPGNCPSTVSCPSNTETRTMCSCKNAYHCPYHTWSSWTGIIAQGTCGRQSRYRDYNEHVKYDIRENNCNGIQSSCGSRQYNYRDWCSCKYAQCTLSGWSSWSDLPTPVDVSHCASQRRTRSYSLTWLYTERQNNCDGVSPQSCPSNIVETREKIVMCPPLASPSHGSWHNDDCAANSQSCPSVCLLQCDISNGFQLEGPNKRECLASGQWSTPWASYCKDVRPPTITCPQSISTPTDPGKPTKRVCIPDAVAVDNSGQQPTISNNAGAQCKDFEVSGIPHEVRYTARDAAGLTSTCALQIRVSDQERPRIASCPSDFKKETNQNEIRVTWDYPVFEDNFDRPPVQLTISSNRSPGASFPWGRYQVVYTATDRAGNKATCEFYLEVGPVPCTYFEAPAYGVRSCNKNTSDSNGILYEMACVIQCVQGYSFADPAAANTYLCRSDGTWLKLLYGGQFPQPVSPKSLRPWPDCAPEQNVNAAKKNFTFYTGSCSANEQEALLRIRQNFLDAVSQSPLAKLTLCDASQGQDCVVENVRVYCGSNSRKRSVGDQRIITLDFVMKDNNASSDPKTEAAKVKKMMSDLDVLAKFVTENFPADAHMPDLQVYTANSTAACPAGKVVMVAPGNSPVLERTACVECPAGSYYNRDSQTCQNCQEGTYQNSTGKMTCIPCPQGTWTVGTHARNYTECFEICEPGEYTVVAESGVMNCFMCPIATYQPKFRGTKCEPCPAGKTTLQKASTSIADCQ; encoded by the exons ATGGTGTCTTTACAGACATTAATCCTCGTCCTTTTTGCCTTTGCCAAAGCCCAAGGCTTTTTCTCGAGACTAACACGCCGGATTTCCCTGAAGAAATGCACGTTCAAGTACTGCCGCGGAATTGAGTGGAAAGATGATTGGAATCCGAGTCAGATATCCCAAGGAAAATGTGTAAAGCAAACCCGGAAGTCTCATGGCCTATATTCTACTCAAACAATCCAAATCCCTGGTAACTGTCCTTCGACGGTATCTTGTCCTTCAAATACAGAGACCAGGACAATGT GTTCCTGTAAAAATGCCTACCATTGTCCGTATCATACCTGGTCGTCATGGACTGGGATAATCGCCCAGGGTACATGTGGAAGACAGAGCCGCTACCGCGACTACAACGAGCACGTCAAGTACGATATAAGGGAAAACAACTGCAATGGGATTCAAAGCTCTTGTGGATCACGGCAGTACAACTATAGGGACTGGT GTTCCTGTAAATACGCGCAGTGCACTCTTAGTGGTTGGAGTTCCTGGTCGGATCTGCCGACACCTGTCGACGTTAGTCATTGTGCTTCTCAACGCCGCACAAGGAGTTACAGCTTGACGTGGTTATACACGGAGCGACAGAATAATTGTGATGGCGTGTCACCTCAATCATGTCCATCAAACATTGTTGAAACAAGAGAAAAGA TTGTTATGTGTCCCCCTCTGGCAAGTCCGTCGCATGGCAGTTGGCATAACGATGATTGTGCAGCCAACTCGCAGTCTTGTCCCTCTGTATGTCTCCTCCAGTGTGACATATCGAATGGATTTCAACTCGAAGGTCCCAACAAAAGAGAATGTCTTGCCAGCGGTCAGTGGTCGACGCCCTGGGCTTCTTATTGCAAAG aCGTGAGACCTCCTACAATTACTTGCCCTCAATCCATTTCCACTCCCACCGATCCAGGCAAACCAACCAAAAGGGTTTGCATCCCCGACGCAGTTGCCGTCGATAATAGCGGTCAGCAGCCAACTATCTCGAACAACGCCGGCGCGCAGTGtaaagattttgaagttagcgGGATTCCACATGAAGTAAGATATACTGCGAGAGATGCCGCTGGCCTCACGTCTACATGTGCACTTCAAATTAGGGTTTCAG ATCAAGAGCGTCCGCGCATTGCCTCGTGCCCCTCTGACTTTAAGaaagaaaccaatcaaaacgaAATCCGTGTAACTTGGGATTACCCTGTCTTCGAAGACAACTTTGATCGCCCCCCGGTACAGCTTACTATCAGCAGCAACAGAAGCCCTGGTGCCTCATTTCCCTGGGGGAGATACCAAGTCGTGTATACGGCGACAGATAGAGCCGGAAATAAAGCCACTTGTGAATTCTACTTGGAAGTCGGGC CTGTTCCTTGCACCTATTTCGAGGCACCTGCTTATGGGGTAAGATCCTGTAACAAGAATACTTCGGACTCCAATGGCATACTTTACGAAATGGCTTGCGTTATACAGTGTGTGCAAGGATATTCCTTCGCTGATCCAGCAGCCGCTAATACTTACCTGTGCCGGTCAGATGGCACTTGGCTGAAACTCctctacggtggtcaatttcCTCAACCAGTTTCCCCCAAAAGCCTGCGCCCTTGGCCAGATTGTGCAC CCGAGCAAAACGTGAACGCCGCAAAAAAGAACTTCACTTTTTACACTGGGTCGTGTTCTGCCAATGAGCAAGAAGCCTTGCTGAGGATCCGTCAGAATTTTTTAGATGCAGTGAGTCAAAGTCCGCTGGCTAAATTAACATTGTGTGACGCCAGTCAAGGACAAGATTGCGTGGTTGAGAATGTGCGAGTGTACTGTGGTTCTAACTCTAGGAAGAGAAGCGTGGGCGATCAGAGGATTATCACACTAGATTTTGTGATGAAGGACAATAATGCTTCCTCAGATCCCAAGACAGAGGCTGCTAA AGTAAAGAAGATGATGTCCGATTTAGATGTCcttgcaaaatttgtgacagAGAACTTTCCTGCCGACGCTCACATGCCTGACCTCCAAGTGTATACTGCTAACAGTACAGCAGCATGTCCCGCCGGTAAAGTTGTGATGGTGGCGCCCGGAAATAGCCCAGTACTGGAAAGAACAGCATGTG TCGAGTGTCCAGCAGGTTCCTACTACAACAGGGACAGTCAAACATGTCAGAACTGTCAAGAGGGGACCTACCAAAATAGCACGGGGAAGATGACCTGCATCCCATGTCCTCAAGGCACGTGGACTGTTGGAACTCACGCGAGAAACTATACTGAGTGTTTCG AAATATGTGAACCAGGTGAATACACAGTTGTTGCGGAGTCGGGCGTTATGAACTGCTTTATGTGTCCAATCGCTACGTACCAACCCAAGTTTCGTGGAACAAAATGTGAACCATGCCCAGCAGGAAAGACAACTCTTCAGAAAGCTTCCACCTCTATTGCAGACTGTCAATAG
- the LOC138000491 gene encoding sushi, von Willebrand factor type A, EGF and pentraxin domain-containing protein 1-like isoform X1 has protein sequence MVSLQTLILVLFAFAKAQGFFSRLTRRISLKKCTFKYCRGIEWKDDWNPSQISQGKCVKQTRKSHGLYSTQTIQIPGNCPSTVSCPSNTETRTMYKSTNLFRCRPQIFISHESRKQELWSTWSYKWFTMLGVVPFPGVQTSLHSRLPCSRRLFCSVVKPRSQCLRFSSSGTGGKEDRPWKRGSCKNAYHCPYHTWSSWTGIIAQGTCGRQSRYRDYNEHVKYDIRENNCNGIQSSCGSRQYNYRDWCSCKYAQCTLSGWSSWSDLPTPVDVSHCASQRRTRSYSLTWLYTERQNNCDGVSPQSCPSNIVETREKIVMCPPLASPSHGSWHNDDCAANSQSCPSVCLLQCDISNGFQLEGPNKRECLASGQWSTPWASYCKDVRPPTITCPQSISTPTDPGKPTKRVCIPDAVAVDNSGQQPTISNNAGAQCKDFEVSGIPHEVRYTARDAAGLTSTCALQIRVSDQERPRIASCPSDFKKETNQNEIRVTWDYPVFEDNFDRPPVQLTISSNRSPGASFPWGRYQVVYTATDRAGNKATCEFYLEVGPVPCTYFEAPAYGVRSCNKNTSDSNGILYEMACVIQCVQGYSFADPAAANTYLCRSDGTWLKLLYGGQFPQPVSPKSLRPWPDCAPEQNVNAAKKNFTFYTGSCSANEQEALLRIRQNFLDAVSQSPLAKLTLCDASQGQDCVVENVRVYCGSNSRKRSVGDQRIITLDFVMKDNNASSDPKTEAAKVKKMMSDLDVLAKFVTENFPADAHMPDLQVYTANSTAACPAGKVVMVAPGNSPVLERTACVECPAGSYYNRDSQTCQNCQEGTYQNSTGKMTCIPCPQGTWTVGTHARNYTECFEICEPGEYTVVAESGVMNCFMCPIATYQPKFRGTKCEPCPAGKTTLQKASTSIADCQ, from the exons ATGGTGTCTTTACAGACATTAATCCTCGTCCTTTTTGCCTTTGCCAAAGCCCAAGGCTTTTTCTCGAGACTAACACGCCGGATTTCCCTGAAGAAATGCACGTTCAAGTACTGCCGCGGAATTGAGTGGAAAGATGATTGGAATCCGAGTCAGATATCCCAAGGAAAATGTGTAAAGCAAACCCGGAAGTCTCATGGCCTATATTCTACTCAAACAATCCAAATCCCTGGTAACTGTCCTTCGACGGTATCTTGTCCTTCAAATACAGAGACCAGGACAATGT ACAAAAGTACGAATCTGTTCCGTTGCCGGCCACAAATATTTATATCACATGAGAGTCGAAAACAG GAGCTGTGGTCCACATGGTCGTATAAATGGTTTACAATGCTAGGTGTTGTACCATTTCCTGGAGTTCAGACCAGTCTTCACTCAAGGCTTCCCTGTTCGAGACGGCTCTTTTGTTCTGTTGTAA AACCTCGTTCCCaatgtcttcgtttttcttcctCTGGGACTGGAGGGAAAGAAGACAGACCCTGGAAAAGAG GTTCCTGTAAAAATGCCTACCATTGTCCGTATCATACCTGGTCGTCATGGACTGGGATAATCGCCCAGGGTACATGTGGAAGACAGAGCCGCTACCGCGACTACAACGAGCACGTCAAGTACGATATAAGGGAAAACAACTGCAATGGGATTCAAAGCTCTTGTGGATCACGGCAGTACAACTATAGGGACTGGT GTTCCTGTAAATACGCGCAGTGCACTCTTAGTGGTTGGAGTTCCTGGTCGGATCTGCCGACACCTGTCGACGTTAGTCATTGTGCTTCTCAACGCCGCACAAGGAGTTACAGCTTGACGTGGTTATACACGGAGCGACAGAATAATTGTGATGGCGTGTCACCTCAATCATGTCCATCAAACATTGTTGAAACAAGAGAAAAGA TTGTTATGTGTCCCCCTCTGGCAAGTCCGTCGCATGGCAGTTGGCATAACGATGATTGTGCAGCCAACTCGCAGTCTTGTCCCTCTGTATGTCTCCTCCAGTGTGACATATCGAATGGATTTCAACTCGAAGGTCCCAACAAAAGAGAATGTCTTGCCAGCGGTCAGTGGTCGACGCCCTGGGCTTCTTATTGCAAAG aCGTGAGACCTCCTACAATTACTTGCCCTCAATCCATTTCCACTCCCACCGATCCAGGCAAACCAACCAAAAGGGTTTGCATCCCCGACGCAGTTGCCGTCGATAATAGCGGTCAGCAGCCAACTATCTCGAACAACGCCGGCGCGCAGTGtaaagattttgaagttagcgGGATTCCACATGAAGTAAGATATACTGCGAGAGATGCCGCTGGCCTCACGTCTACATGTGCACTTCAAATTAGGGTTTCAG ATCAAGAGCGTCCGCGCATTGCCTCGTGCCCCTCTGACTTTAAGaaagaaaccaatcaaaacgaAATCCGTGTAACTTGGGATTACCCTGTCTTCGAAGACAACTTTGATCGCCCCCCGGTACAGCTTACTATCAGCAGCAACAGAAGCCCTGGTGCCTCATTTCCCTGGGGGAGATACCAAGTCGTGTATACGGCGACAGATAGAGCCGGAAATAAAGCCACTTGTGAATTCTACTTGGAAGTCGGGC CTGTTCCTTGCACCTATTTCGAGGCACCTGCTTATGGGGTAAGATCCTGTAACAAGAATACTTCGGACTCCAATGGCATACTTTACGAAATGGCTTGCGTTATACAGTGTGTGCAAGGATATTCCTTCGCTGATCCAGCAGCCGCTAATACTTACCTGTGCCGGTCAGATGGCACTTGGCTGAAACTCctctacggtggtcaatttcCTCAACCAGTTTCCCCCAAAAGCCTGCGCCCTTGGCCAGATTGTGCAC CCGAGCAAAACGTGAACGCCGCAAAAAAGAACTTCACTTTTTACACTGGGTCGTGTTCTGCCAATGAGCAAGAAGCCTTGCTGAGGATCCGTCAGAATTTTTTAGATGCAGTGAGTCAAAGTCCGCTGGCTAAATTAACATTGTGTGACGCCAGTCAAGGACAAGATTGCGTGGTTGAGAATGTGCGAGTGTACTGTGGTTCTAACTCTAGGAAGAGAAGCGTGGGCGATCAGAGGATTATCACACTAGATTTTGTGATGAAGGACAATAATGCTTCCTCAGATCCCAAGACAGAGGCTGCTAA AGTAAAGAAGATGATGTCCGATTTAGATGTCcttgcaaaatttgtgacagAGAACTTTCCTGCCGACGCTCACATGCCTGACCTCCAAGTGTATACTGCTAACAGTACAGCAGCATGTCCCGCCGGTAAAGTTGTGATGGTGGCGCCCGGAAATAGCCCAGTACTGGAAAGAACAGCATGTG TCGAGTGTCCAGCAGGTTCCTACTACAACAGGGACAGTCAAACATGTCAGAACTGTCAAGAGGGGACCTACCAAAATAGCACGGGGAAGATGACCTGCATCCCATGTCCTCAAGGCACGTGGACTGTTGGAACTCACGCGAGAAACTATACTGAGTGTTTCG AAATATGTGAACCAGGTGAATACACAGTTGTTGCGGAGTCGGGCGTTATGAACTGCTTTATGTGTCCAATCGCTACGTACCAACCCAAGTTTCGTGGAACAAAATGTGAACCATGCCCAGCAGGAAAGACAACTCTTCAGAAAGCTTCCACCTCTATTGCAGACTGTCAATAG
- the LOC138000491 gene encoding sushi, von Willebrand factor type A, EGF and pentraxin domain-containing protein 1-like isoform X3, which translates to MRRRALLGILAIVNSFGSVLCCGGGGGPQPCSYSTCAHQWRNDWSPGTSTGRCVGQHRNAHHIYTSHSGTTPCPASTTCNPATQRRTMCSCKNAYHCPYHTWSSWTGIIAQGTCGRQSRYRDYNEHVKYDIRENNCNGIQSSCGSRQYNYRDWCSCKYAQCTLSGWSSWSDLPTPVDVSHCASQRRTRSYSLTWLYTERQNNCDGVSPQSCPSNIVETREKIVMCPPLASPSHGSWHNDDCAANSQSCPSVCLLQCDISNGFQLEGPNKRECLASGQWSTPWASYCKDVRPPTITCPQSISTPTDPGKPTKRVCIPDAVAVDNSGQQPTISNNAGAQCKDFEVSGIPHEVRYTARDAAGLTSTCALQIRVSDQERPRIASCPSDFKKETNQNEIRVTWDYPVFEDNFDRPPVQLTISSNRSPGASFPWGRYQVVYTATDRAGNKATCEFYLEVGPVPCTYFEAPAYGVRSCNKNTSDSNGILYEMACVIQCVQGYSFADPAAANTYLCRSDGTWLKLLYGGQFPQPVSPKSLRPWPDCAPEQNVNAAKKNFTFYTGSCSANEQEALLRIRQNFLDAVSQSPLAKLTLCDASQGQDCVVENVRVYCGSNSRKRSVGDQRIITLDFVMKDNNASSDPKTEAAKVKKMMSDLDVLAKFVTENFPADAHMPDLQVYTANSTAACPAGKVVMVAPGNSPVLERTACVECPAGSYYNRDSQTCQNCQEGTYQNSTGKMTCIPCPQGTWTVGTHARNYTECFEICEPGEYTVVAESGVMNCFMCPIATYQPKFRGTKCEPCPAGKTTLQKASTSIADCQ; encoded by the exons ATGAGGAGAAGAGCTCTGTTAGGCATCCTTGCTATTGTCAATAGCTTCGGCTCTGTGCTTTGTTGTGGCGGAGGAGGCGGACCGCAGCCTTGCTCTTATTCAACTTGCGCACATCAATGGCGAAACGATTGGAGTCCCGGTACGTCCACGGGAAGGTGCGTAGGGCAACACCGTAATGCGCATCACATCTATACGTCTCATAGCGGAACGACACCGTGCCCTGCGTCGACGACTTGCAATCCTGCGACTCAGCGCAGAACTATGT GTTCCTGTAAAAATGCCTACCATTGTCCGTATCATACCTGGTCGTCATGGACTGGGATAATCGCCCAGGGTACATGTGGAAGACAGAGCCGCTACCGCGACTACAACGAGCACGTCAAGTACGATATAAGGGAAAACAACTGCAATGGGATTCAAAGCTCTTGTGGATCACGGCAGTACAACTATAGGGACTGGT GTTCCTGTAAATACGCGCAGTGCACTCTTAGTGGTTGGAGTTCCTGGTCGGATCTGCCGACACCTGTCGACGTTAGTCATTGTGCTTCTCAACGCCGCACAAGGAGTTACAGCTTGACGTGGTTATACACGGAGCGACAGAATAATTGTGATGGCGTGTCACCTCAATCATGTCCATCAAACATTGTTGAAACAAGAGAAAAGA TTGTTATGTGTCCCCCTCTGGCAAGTCCGTCGCATGGCAGTTGGCATAACGATGATTGTGCAGCCAACTCGCAGTCTTGTCCCTCTGTATGTCTCCTCCAGTGTGACATATCGAATGGATTTCAACTCGAAGGTCCCAACAAAAGAGAATGTCTTGCCAGCGGTCAGTGGTCGACGCCCTGGGCTTCTTATTGCAAAG aCGTGAGACCTCCTACAATTACTTGCCCTCAATCCATTTCCACTCCCACCGATCCAGGCAAACCAACCAAAAGGGTTTGCATCCCCGACGCAGTTGCCGTCGATAATAGCGGTCAGCAGCCAACTATCTCGAACAACGCCGGCGCGCAGTGtaaagattttgaagttagcgGGATTCCACATGAAGTAAGATATACTGCGAGAGATGCCGCTGGCCTCACGTCTACATGTGCACTTCAAATTAGGGTTTCAG ATCAAGAGCGTCCGCGCATTGCCTCGTGCCCCTCTGACTTTAAGaaagaaaccaatcaaaacgaAATCCGTGTAACTTGGGATTACCCTGTCTTCGAAGACAACTTTGATCGCCCCCCGGTACAGCTTACTATCAGCAGCAACAGAAGCCCTGGTGCCTCATTTCCCTGGGGGAGATACCAAGTCGTGTATACGGCGACAGATAGAGCCGGAAATAAAGCCACTTGTGAATTCTACTTGGAAGTCGGGC CTGTTCCTTGCACCTATTTCGAGGCACCTGCTTATGGGGTAAGATCCTGTAACAAGAATACTTCGGACTCCAATGGCATACTTTACGAAATGGCTTGCGTTATACAGTGTGTGCAAGGATATTCCTTCGCTGATCCAGCAGCCGCTAATACTTACCTGTGCCGGTCAGATGGCACTTGGCTGAAACTCctctacggtggtcaatttcCTCAACCAGTTTCCCCCAAAAGCCTGCGCCCTTGGCCAGATTGTGCAC CCGAGCAAAACGTGAACGCCGCAAAAAAGAACTTCACTTTTTACACTGGGTCGTGTTCTGCCAATGAGCAAGAAGCCTTGCTGAGGATCCGTCAGAATTTTTTAGATGCAGTGAGTCAAAGTCCGCTGGCTAAATTAACATTGTGTGACGCCAGTCAAGGACAAGATTGCGTGGTTGAGAATGTGCGAGTGTACTGTGGTTCTAACTCTAGGAAGAGAAGCGTGGGCGATCAGAGGATTATCACACTAGATTTTGTGATGAAGGACAATAATGCTTCCTCAGATCCCAAGACAGAGGCTGCTAA AGTAAAGAAGATGATGTCCGATTTAGATGTCcttgcaaaatttgtgacagAGAACTTTCCTGCCGACGCTCACATGCCTGACCTCCAAGTGTATACTGCTAACAGTACAGCAGCATGTCCCGCCGGTAAAGTTGTGATGGTGGCGCCCGGAAATAGCCCAGTACTGGAAAGAACAGCATGTG TCGAGTGTCCAGCAGGTTCCTACTACAACAGGGACAGTCAAACATGTCAGAACTGTCAAGAGGGGACCTACCAAAATAGCACGGGGAAGATGACCTGCATCCCATGTCCTCAAGGCACGTGGACTGTTGGAACTCACGCGAGAAACTATACTGAGTGTTTCG AAATATGTGAACCAGGTGAATACACAGTTGTTGCGGAGTCGGGCGTTATGAACTGCTTTATGTGTCCAATCGCTACGTACCAACCCAAGTTTCGTGGAACAAAATGTGAACCATGCCCAGCAGGAAAGACAACTCTTCAGAAAGCTTCCACCTCTATTGCAGACTGTCAATAG
- the LOC138000491 gene encoding sushi, von Willebrand factor type A, EGF and pentraxin domain-containing protein 1-like isoform X4, whose protein sequence is MVSLQTLILVLFAFAKAQGFFSRLTRRISLKKCTFKYCRGIEWKDDWNPSQISQGKCVKQTRKSHGLYSTQTIQIPGNCPSTVSCPSNTETRTMCSCKYAQCTLSGWSSWSDLPTPVDVSHCASQRRTRSYSLTWLYTERQNNCDGVSPQSCPSNIVETREKIVMCPPLASPSHGSWHNDDCAANSQSCPSVCLLQCDISNGFQLEGPNKRECLASGQWSTPWASYCKDVRPPTITCPQSISTPTDPGKPTKRVCIPDAVAVDNSGQQPTISNNAGAQCKDFEVSGIPHEVRYTARDAAGLTSTCALQIRVSDQERPRIASCPSDFKKETNQNEIRVTWDYPVFEDNFDRPPVQLTISSNRSPGASFPWGRYQVVYTATDRAGNKATCEFYLEVGPVPCTYFEAPAYGVRSCNKNTSDSNGILYEMACVIQCVQGYSFADPAAANTYLCRSDGTWLKLLYGGQFPQPVSPKSLRPWPDCAPEQNVNAAKKNFTFYTGSCSANEQEALLRIRQNFLDAVSQSPLAKLTLCDASQGQDCVVENVRVYCGSNSRKRSVGDQRIITLDFVMKDNNASSDPKTEAAKVKKMMSDLDVLAKFVTENFPADAHMPDLQVYTANSTAACPAGKVVMVAPGNSPVLERTACVECPAGSYYNRDSQTCQNCQEGTYQNSTGKMTCIPCPQGTWTVGTHARNYTECFEICEPGEYTVVAESGVMNCFMCPIATYQPKFRGTKCEPCPAGKTTLQKASTSIADCQ, encoded by the exons ATGGTGTCTTTACAGACATTAATCCTCGTCCTTTTTGCCTTTGCCAAAGCCCAAGGCTTTTTCTCGAGACTAACACGCCGGATTTCCCTGAAGAAATGCACGTTCAAGTACTGCCGCGGAATTGAGTGGAAAGATGATTGGAATCCGAGTCAGATATCCCAAGGAAAATGTGTAAAGCAAACCCGGAAGTCTCATGGCCTATATTCTACTCAAACAATCCAAATCCCTGGTAACTGTCCTTCGACGGTATCTTGTCCTTCAAATACAGAGACCAGGACAATGT GTTCCTGTAAATACGCGCAGTGCACTCTTAGTGGTTGGAGTTCCTGGTCGGATCTGCCGACACCTGTCGACGTTAGTCATTGTGCTTCTCAACGCCGCACAAGGAGTTACAGCTTGACGTGGTTATACACGGAGCGACAGAATAATTGTGATGGCGTGTCACCTCAATCATGTCCATCAAACATTGTTGAAACAAGAGAAAAGA TTGTTATGTGTCCCCCTCTGGCAAGTCCGTCGCATGGCAGTTGGCATAACGATGATTGTGCAGCCAACTCGCAGTCTTGTCCCTCTGTATGTCTCCTCCAGTGTGACATATCGAATGGATTTCAACTCGAAGGTCCCAACAAAAGAGAATGTCTTGCCAGCGGTCAGTGGTCGACGCCCTGGGCTTCTTATTGCAAAG aCGTGAGACCTCCTACAATTACTTGCCCTCAATCCATTTCCACTCCCACCGATCCAGGCAAACCAACCAAAAGGGTTTGCATCCCCGACGCAGTTGCCGTCGATAATAGCGGTCAGCAGCCAACTATCTCGAACAACGCCGGCGCGCAGTGtaaagattttgaagttagcgGGATTCCACATGAAGTAAGATATACTGCGAGAGATGCCGCTGGCCTCACGTCTACATGTGCACTTCAAATTAGGGTTTCAG ATCAAGAGCGTCCGCGCATTGCCTCGTGCCCCTCTGACTTTAAGaaagaaaccaatcaaaacgaAATCCGTGTAACTTGGGATTACCCTGTCTTCGAAGACAACTTTGATCGCCCCCCGGTACAGCTTACTATCAGCAGCAACAGAAGCCCTGGTGCCTCATTTCCCTGGGGGAGATACCAAGTCGTGTATACGGCGACAGATAGAGCCGGAAATAAAGCCACTTGTGAATTCTACTTGGAAGTCGGGC CTGTTCCTTGCACCTATTTCGAGGCACCTGCTTATGGGGTAAGATCCTGTAACAAGAATACTTCGGACTCCAATGGCATACTTTACGAAATGGCTTGCGTTATACAGTGTGTGCAAGGATATTCCTTCGCTGATCCAGCAGCCGCTAATACTTACCTGTGCCGGTCAGATGGCACTTGGCTGAAACTCctctacggtggtcaatttcCTCAACCAGTTTCCCCCAAAAGCCTGCGCCCTTGGCCAGATTGTGCAC CCGAGCAAAACGTGAACGCCGCAAAAAAGAACTTCACTTTTTACACTGGGTCGTGTTCTGCCAATGAGCAAGAAGCCTTGCTGAGGATCCGTCAGAATTTTTTAGATGCAGTGAGTCAAAGTCCGCTGGCTAAATTAACATTGTGTGACGCCAGTCAAGGACAAGATTGCGTGGTTGAGAATGTGCGAGTGTACTGTGGTTCTAACTCTAGGAAGAGAAGCGTGGGCGATCAGAGGATTATCACACTAGATTTTGTGATGAAGGACAATAATGCTTCCTCAGATCCCAAGACAGAGGCTGCTAA AGTAAAGAAGATGATGTCCGATTTAGATGTCcttgcaaaatttgtgacagAGAACTTTCCTGCCGACGCTCACATGCCTGACCTCCAAGTGTATACTGCTAACAGTACAGCAGCATGTCCCGCCGGTAAAGTTGTGATGGTGGCGCCCGGAAATAGCCCAGTACTGGAAAGAACAGCATGTG TCGAGTGTCCAGCAGGTTCCTACTACAACAGGGACAGTCAAACATGTCAGAACTGTCAAGAGGGGACCTACCAAAATAGCACGGGGAAGATGACCTGCATCCCATGTCCTCAAGGCACGTGGACTGTTGGAACTCACGCGAGAAACTATACTGAGTGTTTCG AAATATGTGAACCAGGTGAATACACAGTTGTTGCGGAGTCGGGCGTTATGAACTGCTTTATGTGTCCAATCGCTACGTACCAACCCAAGTTTCGTGGAACAAAATGTGAACCATGCCCAGCAGGAAAGACAACTCTTCAGAAAGCTTCCACCTCTATTGCAGACTGTCAATAG